One part of the Salmo salar chromosome ssa10, Ssal_v3.1, whole genome shotgun sequence genome encodes these proteins:
- the LOC123723681 gene encoding zinc finger protein 699 isoform X1 — MSKIQLLRVFLNERLAVAVDEIFGAVEKTITEYQEEVSRSKDENDRLQRLLEIALKPQLKLHRADLQQLTFRVSEEVHPDQQCVQEWSPSLGQEDPEFTQIKEEQEEPRTSQWEKQLQVLEDDTKDSIFTPACVKGDCDENPTLHSYLYHGQNEVNGERVSLPSTSTKQINTEPYEEDYMLSELTSDSHTLAAVDCSAVQRENSEIVNGMESGVPQSGFKRGKSNKTWTVKRQSSRVNKGRNSTKSSILKSPSQSHNAPCHCKVCGMSFHYMGSLVNHVQTHTMDKEHPCGVCGKCIGSTESMKDHLQIHSAAKFSCNVCSKCFTRNSKLTVHMRTHTGEKPHHCRDCGQRFSTGSHLRVHMRTHTGEKPYVCPDCGIGFFQSEHLKAHIRIHTGEKPYHCRFCDKCFRTGTNLTGHMRTHRGEII, encoded by the exons ATGTCTAAAATACAGTTGTTGAGGGTGTTTCTCAACGAGCGATTAGCAGTTGCTGTTGATGAGATATTCGGGGCAGTTGAAAAAACAATAACTGAGTACCAGGAAGAAGTTTCCCGTTCAAAGGATGAAAACGACCGTCTGCAAAGGCTGCTTGAAATCGCCCTTAAGCCACAGTTAAAGCTGCACAGAGCAG ACCTCCAGCAGCTCACTTTCCGTGTGTCTGAAGAGGTTCACCCTGATCAGCAGTGTGTGCAGGAGTGGAGCCCCAGTCTGGGACAGGAGGACCCAGAGTTCACACAGattaaagaggagcaggaggaacccAGAACCAGTCAGTGGGAAAAGCAGCTTCAAGTGCTAGAAGATGATACCAAAGACTCCATATTTACTCCTGCTTGTGTGAAAGGTGATTGTGATGAGAACCCAACTCTGCACTCATATCTTTATCATGGTCAAAATGAAGTTAACGGAGAGAGagtctctctacccagcacctcAACTAAACAGATCAATACCGAACCATATGAAGAGGATTATATGTTATCAGAACTAACCAGTGACTCTCATACTCTCGCTGCAGTAGACTGTTCTGCAGTTCAGAGAGAAAACAGTGAAATTGTCAATGGGATGGAAAGTGGAGTCCCTCAGTCAGGTTTTAAGCGAGGAAAATCAAATAAAACATGGACAGTAAAAAGACAGAGCTCTCGTGTCAATAAGGGTAGGAATTCCACAAAGTCCTCCATTCTGAAATCACCCAGTCAAAGTCATAATGCTCCTTGTCATTGTAAGGTGTGTGGCATGTCTTTTCATTACATGGGTTCTTTAGTGAATCATGTTCAAACTCATACAATGGATAAAGAACATCCttgtggtgtgtgtggaaaatgcaTCGGATCCACAGAAAGTATGAAAGATCACCTTCAAATTCACAGTGCAGCTAAGTTTTCTTGTAATGTTTGCAGTAAATGTTTTACAAGGAATAGTAAGCTGACAGTGCACATgaggactcacacaggagagaaaccgcaTCACTGTCGTGATTGTGGCCAAAGATTCAGCACTGGGTCCCATCTTAGAGTGCACATGAGGACTCATACAGGCGAGAAACCATATGTCTGTCCTGATTGTGGCATAGGCTTCTTTCAGAGTGAACATCTGAAAGCACACATAaggatccacacaggagagaaaccataccaTTGCCGTTTTTGTGACAAATGTTTCAGGACTGGCACCAATCTGACAGGTCACATGAGGACTCACAGGGGAGAAATCATTTAG
- the LOC123723681 gene encoding zinc finger protein 699 isoform X2, which translates to MTRKYLFLPALRRSRHKDLQQLTFRVSEEVHPDQQCVQEWSPSLGQEDPEFTQIKEEQEEPRTSQWEKQLQVLEDDTKDSIFTPACVKGDCDENPTLHSYLYHGQNEVNGERVSLPSTSTKQINTEPYEEDYMLSELTSDSHTLAAVDCSAVQRENSEIVNGMESGVPQSGFKRGKSNKTWTVKRQSSRVNKGRNSTKSSILKSPSQSHNAPCHCKVCGMSFHYMGSLVNHVQTHTMDKEHPCGVCGKCIGSTESMKDHLQIHSAAKFSCNVCSKCFTRNSKLTVHMRTHTGEKPHHCRDCGQRFSTGSHLRVHMRTHTGEKPYVCPDCGIGFFQSEHLKAHIRIHTGEKPYHCRFCDKCFRTGTNLTGHMRTHRGEII; encoded by the exons ATGACCCGGAAGTACTTATTCTTGCCTGCTTTACGGCGGTCAAGACACAAAG ACCTCCAGCAGCTCACTTTCCGTGTGTCTGAAGAGGTTCACCCTGATCAGCAGTGTGTGCAGGAGTGGAGCCCCAGTCTGGGACAGGAGGACCCAGAGTTCACACAGattaaagaggagcaggaggaacccAGAACCAGTCAGTGGGAAAAGCAGCTTCAAGTGCTAGAAGATGATACCAAAGACTCCATATTTACTCCTGCTTGTGTGAAAGGTGATTGTGATGAGAACCCAACTCTGCACTCATATCTTTATCATGGTCAAAATGAAGTTAACGGAGAGAGagtctctctacccagcacctcAACTAAACAGATCAATACCGAACCATATGAAGAGGATTATATGTTATCAGAACTAACCAGTGACTCTCATACTCTCGCTGCAGTAGACTGTTCTGCAGTTCAGAGAGAAAACAGTGAAATTGTCAATGGGATGGAAAGTGGAGTCCCTCAGTCAGGTTTTAAGCGAGGAAAATCAAATAAAACATGGACAGTAAAAAGACAGAGCTCTCGTGTCAATAAGGGTAGGAATTCCACAAAGTCCTCCATTCTGAAATCACCCAGTCAAAGTCATAATGCTCCTTGTCATTGTAAGGTGTGTGGCATGTCTTTTCATTACATGGGTTCTTTAGTGAATCATGTTCAAACTCATACAATGGATAAAGAACATCCttgtggtgtgtgtggaaaatgcaTCGGATCCACAGAAAGTATGAAAGATCACCTTCAAATTCACAGTGCAGCTAAGTTTTCTTGTAATGTTTGCAGTAAATGTTTTACAAGGAATAGTAAGCTGACAGTGCACATgaggactcacacaggagagaaaccgcaTCACTGTCGTGATTGTGGCCAAAGATTCAGCACTGGGTCCCATCTTAGAGTGCACATGAGGACTCATACAGGCGAGAAACCATATGTCTGTCCTGATTGTGGCATAGGCTTCTTTCAGAGTGAACATCTGAAAGCACACATAaggatccacacaggagagaaaccataccaTTGCCGTTTTTGTGACAAATGTTTCAGGACTGGCACCAATCTGACAGGTCACATGAGGACTCACAGGGGAGAAATCATTTAG